The following are encoded in a window of Thunnus albacares chromosome 17, fThuAlb1.1, whole genome shotgun sequence genomic DNA:
- the LOC122967769 gene encoding DELTA-sagatoxin-Srs1a-like: MPPTHRQCSIEIENKCSGYTLCNPRVHTVSGFCETPLPPTLGPAESGSALFIKTPGAACGSVGVFTYDLLNGSTKQHDGKIAVMFSNPYDFNLYSNWYAVGVFDMAKTCDPDLYKEMYKNAEKGFVRGKAKGPSLTHTSNRVTIRATMSDSYQPVIKVQVCKV; the protein is encoded by the exons ATGCCACCAACACATCGCCAGTGCAGCATTGAGATTGAGAATAAGTGCTCTGGGTACACCCTGTGTAACCCACG TGTGCACACCGTCAGTGGATTCTGTGAAACACCTTTGCCACCGACGCTTGGCCCTGCTGAATCTGGCAGCGCTCTGTTCATCAAGACTCCTGGCGCAGCCTGTGGATCTGTTGGAGTCTTCACCTACGATCTCCTGAATGGATCCACAAAGCAACACGATGGAAAAATAGCTGTCATGTTCTCTAATCCTTATGATTTCAACCTGTACTCTAACTGGTATGCAGTGGGAGTCTTTGACATGGCCAAAACATGCGATCCTGATCTGTATAAGGAGATGTATAAGAATGCAGAGAAAGGGTTTGTCAGAGGTAAAGCTAAAGGTCCCAGTCTGACTCACACAAGTAATCGTGTTACCATCAGAGCCACCATGTCAGACAGTTACCAACCTGTCATCAAGGTGCAAGTTTGCAAAGTGTGA